In the Sulfurivermis fontis genome, ATGTATCGCGGCAAGCACTATCAGGCGCGGCCGCTGGAACAGGTGTACGCCGACATCGACGCCGCAGCACAGGACTGGCCCGATGCGCGCCGCCTGTTTCTCGCCGACGGTGATGCCCTCGCCTTGCCGACACCACACCTGCTGCAACTGCTGGATTATCTCGCCCTGCGTCTGCCGCGGATGACGCGTGTCTCCTGCTATGCCACGCCGGCCAATATCCGCCGCAAGTCGACCGCTGAACTCGCGCAATTGCGCGCACATAAACTGTCGTTGCTGTATGTGGGGATCGAATCAGGCTCGGCGCTGATCCTGAAGAAGATCACCAAGGGCGCCACACCGCACGGCATCACCGCCGCATTGCATCAGGCACATGCTGCCGGGATGAGGATATCCGCCACGGTAATCCTCGGCCTCGGCGGCAGGGAGTACAGCACAGAACACATTACCGGCACCCTTGCCCTGCTCAACAGCGCACCGCTGACACAACTATCCACCCTGCAGCTGTATCTGGATGACGGCATGCAATCGGAATTCGCACACAAGTTCGGCACACCGTTCGCGTTGCCGGATGATCACGCCCTGCTGTATGAGCAGCGGCGGCTCGTCGCCGGCCTGATGCCGCCGCAGGCCATCGTGTTCCGTTCCGATCACGCCTCCAATGCGCTGGCATTGCAAGGTGTATTACCCAGGGATCGCACCCGCCTGCTGGCCGCAATCGACGCGGCCCGGGCCGGACGGCGGCCGTTGCGGCCGCCGCATCAACGCGGCCTTTGAGCTACGCCATCCACAGGCCACAGTCGCAATCCTCGCGGACCGCGCCGGGCACCACGCGCGGCAAACCGTTTTCCAGACCGATCTTCCAGTCGGTGACGAACTGTTGCAGCGACTCGACAAAATCCGCCTCGTGACTGGGACGATTGCTGGTGCAATGCACGGTGACGCCGCCGTTGCCTTCCGCCGTGACGGTCCACTGCACGGCGTTGATGCAGGCCGGTAGCATGAAGCGCACGCCATCGCGGATCACGTCACGACGCACGCGCATCTGGCCCCATACGCAGTAGATGTCGCCGCGATCGCCTTCGTGCGACAGCACCTTGTCGATGGAGGCGCACCATTGCGGCAGATTGTCGATACGCAGATGGCGCTGCAGGTCTTCGGCACGCAACCGCACCGGGGTGTTGGCAAAAAACTCCATGGACTCCTCCTCACTGGCTATGGCTGTTTTTCTTCAGTGGCTCCCGAGGCGTATGATTCTTGTGGTCTTTTCCTGCAACGGGGGCCCGGCGAATGTAGCACGTTCTGCCCCCGGCACGCCCCTCCCCGCCCTCCCGCGCACGCGGCGGAGGGTGGGGGAGGGCAACGTAGCGTAGAATGCCCTGCGCCACATTGATCCCGATCATGACCGACATCGTTCTCGCCACCCTCAACGCCAAATACCAGCATGCCTCCCTCGGCCTGCGCTATCTGCTCGCCAACATGGGCGAGCTGCGCCCGCAGACCCGGCTGATGGAATTCGTGTGGGATCAGCGCAGCACGGAGATCGCCGAGCGCCTGCTGACGGAACGGCCGCGCATCATCGGCCTGGGCGTCTACATCTGGAACGCGCGTGAAACCCTGCAACTGGTCCAGGTATTGAAGGCGGTGGCGCCGGAGGTAATCATCGTGCTCGGCGGCCCGGAGGTGAGCTACGAACAGGAAGAGCAGGCCGTCGTGACGGCGGCCGACTACGTCATCGCCGGCCAGGGCGACCTGGCCTTCGCCGCCCTGTGCCAGCAGTTGCTGCACGGCGAACGGCCCGCACAGAAGATCATCCACGTCACGCCGCCGCCGCTGGAGCAGATCAATCTGCCCTACGATGAGTACACGGATACCGACATCGCCCAGCGCCTGGTGTACGTAGAGGCCTCGCGCGGCTGCCCGTTCAAGTGCGAGTTCTGTCTCTCGGCCCTGGACAAGACAGCCTGGCCGTTTGAGCTGGAGCGCTTTCTTGCCGCGCTGGCGCGGCTGCACGCACGCGGCGTGCGCCATTTCAAATTCGTCGACCGCACCTTCAATCTCAACGTCAAGGCCAGCCGCCGCATCCTGCAATTCTTTCTCGACCGCCTGAGCGACGATCTGTTCCTGCACTTCGAGGTAATCCCCGATCACCTGCCCGAGGGCCTGAAGGAACTACTGGTGCGGTTCCCGCCGGGCACGCTGCAACTGGAGGTGGGTGTGCAGAGTTTCAATCCGGCGGTGCAGCAGCGCATCAGCCGCAAACAGGACAACGCGGCGACGGAGGCGAACCTGCGCTGGCTGCGCGCCCACAGCCACGCCCACCTGCACGCCGACCTCATCATCGGCCTGCCCGGCGAGGATCTCGCCAGCTTCGCCACCGGCTTCAACCGGCTGTGGGCGCTGCGGCCGCACGAGATCCAGGTGGGTACCCTGAAGCGCCTGCGCGGTGCGCCCATCGCGCGCCACACCGACGAGTTCGCCATGCGCTACGATCCGCAGCCGCCCTATACCCTGCTGGCCAACCGCGACCTCGACTTCTCCACCATGCAAAGCCTGACGCGCTTCGCCCGCTACTGGGACCTAGTGGCCAACTCCGGCCGCTTCGGTCACGCCCTGCCCCTGCTGCTCGGTGACGATGCCTTCGGCCGTTTCCTCCAGTTCGCCGACTGGCTCTATGCGGCCACCGGCCAGACCCACAAGATCGCCCTGCCGCGTCTGTTCCAGTTGCTGCATCAAGCCCTGGTCGAGGTATTTGCAGTGCCGGAACAGGACAGCCTGACGGCCCTGGCGCGCGAC is a window encoding:
- a CDS encoding radical SAM protein, whose translation is MKKLPIDYDHPLYRPPGESDNLIIQATLGCSYNQCSFCAMYRGKHYQARPLEQVYADIDAAAQDWPDARRLFLADGDALALPTPHLLQLLDYLALRLPRMTRVSCYATPANIRRKSTAELAQLRAHKLSLLYVGIESGSALILKKITKGATPHGITAALHQAHAAGMRISATVILGLGGREYSTEHITGTLALLNSAPLTQLSTLQLYLDDGMQSEFAHKFGTPFALPDDHALLYEQRRLVAGLMPPQAIVFRSDHASNALALQGVLPRDRTRLLAAIDAARAGRRPLRPPHQRGL
- a CDS encoding B12-binding domain-containing radical SAM protein, with the translated sequence MTDIVLATLNAKYQHASLGLRYLLANMGELRPQTRLMEFVWDQRSTEIAERLLTERPRIIGLGVYIWNARETLQLVQVLKAVAPEVIIVLGGPEVSYEQEEQAVVTAADYVIAGQGDLAFAALCQQLLHGERPAQKIIHVTPPPLEQINLPYDEYTDTDIAQRLVYVEASRGCPFKCEFCLSALDKTAWPFELERFLAALARLHARGVRHFKFVDRTFNLNVKASRRILQFFLDRLSDDLFLHFEVIPDHLPEGLKELLVRFPPGTLQLEVGVQSFNPAVQQRISRKQDNAATEANLRWLRAHSHAHLHADLIIGLPGEDLASFATGFNRLWALRPHEIQVGTLKRLRGAPIARHTDEFAMRYDPQPPYTLLANRDLDFSTMQSLTRFARYWDLVANSGRFGHALPLLLGDDAFGRFLQFADWLYAATGQTHKIALPRLFQLLHQALVEVFAVPEQDSLTALARDCAAFGAKGCPEFLHGHLQQVQQAARRNAPVRQARHLQN